From Chryseobacterium salivictor, a single genomic window includes:
- a CDS encoding tyrosine-type recombinase/integrase translates to MNRASSEVNGFAELLQRFERNISILGRSKRTFDNYSRHVAAMALHFKTLPTELDPEQVKDYLYQLQQRSQTPSQSYFKHTVYGLRFLLKTEGLPYNFLHLPAIPKVNKLPVILSREEIWRMLQTAELLKHKLLIGLIYGCGLRCMEVRNIELQHLDFDRQMLHVVQGKGQKDRYVPLSGHLIRGLKTFISVENPTQYLFNGNQNRNIEEIDASASLSTRASNNKGFDSRYSQRGVQWVIKTVSKKAGITKEVHTHTLRHSYATHLLEDGVPIIMVQKLLGHERIESTMEYLHVCQLSDQKPHSPLDTVFALCRKNGNPK, encoded by the coding sequence TTGAATCGCGCTTCAAGCGAAGTTAACGGTTTTGCTGAACTCCTGCAACGCTTTGAAAGAAATATTTCCATCCTGGGCAGAAGCAAGAGAACCTTCGATAATTATTCGCGTCATGTCGCCGCCATGGCGCTCCATTTCAAAACTTTGCCCACTGAACTCGATCCCGAACAGGTCAAAGATTATCTTTACCAACTCCAGCAGCGAAGCCAAACCCCATCCCAGTCGTACTTCAAACATACCGTTTACGGACTGCGGTTCCTGCTGAAGACCGAAGGTTTGCCTTATAATTTCCTGCACCTTCCTGCTATTCCAAAAGTGAATAAACTTCCGGTGATCCTGAGTCGGGAAGAGATCTGGCGCATGCTTCAAACGGCCGAACTCCTGAAACACAAACTGCTCATCGGGCTGATTTACGGTTGCGGACTGCGCTGCATGGAAGTCCGAAATATCGAACTTCAGCATCTTGATTTTGACCGACAAATGTTACATGTTGTTCAGGGAAAAGGTCAAAAAGACCGTTATGTTCCTTTATCCGGGCATTTAATCCGGGGACTGAAAACCTTTATTTCAGTGGAAAATCCGACTCAATATTTATTTAATGGAAATCAAAATAGAAATATTGAAGAAATTGATGCTTCGGCTTCGCTCAGCACAAGAGCTTCGAACAATAAAGGTTTTGATTCCAGATACAGTCAAAGAGGCGTTCAATGGGTAATCAAAACGGTGAGCAAAAAAGCAGGCATCACCAAAGAAGTTCATACCCACACGTTGCGGCACTCTTATGCCACGCATTTATTGGAAGACGGCGTTCCCATTATCATGGTGCAGAAACTTCTGGGTCATGAAAGAATCGAATCCACGATGGAATATCTTCATGTCTGCCAGCTTTCGGATCAGAAGCCTCACAGTCCTTTGGATACCGTTTTCGCTTTATGCCGCAAAAATGGAAACCCGAAGTAA
- a CDS encoding YeeE/YedE family protein, whose amino-acid sequence MTEFIQQPWPWYVAGPLIGLTVPALLILGNKSFGISSSLRHICASCLPANIPFFKYNWKKEVWNLFFVFGIFLGGVITMLFFSDPHPIEVHPDLAKELAGYGITNYSNLVPVDLMNWESLFTLRGFVMMVGGGFMVGFGTRYAGGCTSGHSIMGIANLQLPSLIATVCFMIGGFLMANVLLPIILSL is encoded by the coding sequence ATGACAGAATTTATTCAGCAGCCGTGGCCGTGGTATGTCGCGGGACCACTGATCGGACTTACCGTTCCGGCGCTTTTAATCCTCGGTAACAAATCATTTGGAATCTCTTCTTCGCTGCGGCATATCTGTGCATCATGTCTGCCGGCTAATATTCCCTTCTTTAAATACAATTGGAAAAAAGAAGTATGGAATCTCTTTTTCGTCTTTGGGATCTTCCTGGGCGGCGTGATCACCATGCTTTTCTTTTCAGATCCCCATCCCATAGAGGTTCATCCGGATTTGGCTAAGGAACTTGCAGGATATGGCATCACCAATTACAGCAACCTGGTTCCCGTGGATCTCATGAACTGGGAGTCTTTATTTACACTGAGAGGTTTTGTGATGATGGTAGGCGGCGGCTTTATGGTAGGATTCGGTACCCGTTATGCCGGAGGATGTACCAGCGGACATTCGATCATGGGAATTGCCAATCTGCAGCTTCCGAGTTTAATTGCTACAGTCTGCTTTATGATAGGCGGATTTCTGATGGCCAATGTGTTACTACCCATTATTCTTTCCCTTTAA
- a CDS encoding DUF6691 family protein produces MQKNIETKDDLELRSLDTMCVNESRLQHRGYHNIKYLVLGILFGILFIKAEVISWFRIQEMFRMQSFHMYGIIGSAILVAMISIWLIKKFNIRTIYGEEIIFHKKTFNKGHIYGGLIFGFGWALTGACPGPLFAQIGTGATVVVVTLLSAIAGTWVYGYIREKLPH; encoded by the coding sequence ATGCAGAAAAATATAGAAACCAAAGACGATCTGGAACTGAGATCACTGGATACCATGTGTGTGAACGAAAGCCGGTTACAGCACCGCGGGTATCATAACATTAAATATCTTGTGCTGGGCATCCTGTTCGGAATTCTATTTATAAAAGCGGAGGTGATCAGCTGGTTCCGCATCCAGGAAATGTTCCGCATGCAGTCTTTTCACATGTACGGCATCATTGGCAGTGCAATTCTGGTGGCGATGATTTCCATCTGGCTGATCAAGAAATTCAATATCAGAACGATTTACGGGGAAGAAATCATCTTCCATAAAAAGACCTTCAATAAAGGCCATATCTATGGAGGATTGATTTTCGGTTTCGGCTGGGCGCTTACCGGTGCATGTCCGGGACCGCTGTTTGCGCAAATCGGTACCGGCGCTACCGTGGTCGTGGTAACACTGCTCAGCGCGATTGCCGGAACCTGGGTGTATGGCTATATCAGAGAGAAATTGCCGCATTAA
- a CDS encoding class I SAM-dependent methyltransferase: MNTERKEHWEKVYETKNPHEVSWTQEVPETSLALIHSFGLDRSAKMIDIGGGDSKLVDFLLDEGFENLTVLDISAKALEKAKKRLGEKAGKVTWIVSDITEFKPETTYDVWHDRATFHFLTEETQVKKYVDIAEQAVSGYLVIGTFSENGPEKCSGLPVRQYTTETLVSVFAEGFEKLSCRTENHETPFGTEQNFVFCSFKRSGG; this comes from the coding sequence ATGAATACAGAAAGAAAAGAGCACTGGGAAAAGGTATATGAGACGAAAAACCCACACGAAGTAAGCTGGACCCAGGAAGTTCCGGAAACTTCACTGGCGCTGATCCACTCGTTTGGATTAGACCGTTCCGCAAAGATGATCGATATCGGCGGTGGCGACAGCAAACTGGTGGATTTTCTGCTCGATGAGGGATTTGAAAACCTCACCGTTCTGGATATTTCCGCTAAAGCGCTTGAAAAAGCAAAGAAAAGGTTGGGCGAAAAAGCCGGAAAGGTGACATGGATCGTGAGCGACATTACCGAATTTAAACCGGAAACGACCTACGATGTTTGGCACGACCGCGCGACTTTCCATTTCCTGACCGAAGAAACGCAGGTGAAGAAATATGTGGATATTGCTGAACAGGCGGTAAGCGGTTATCTGGTGATCGGGACATTCTCAGAAAATGGTCCGGAAAAATGCAGCGGTCTTCCGGTCAGACAATATACCACAGAAACACTTGTCTCTGTTTTCGCAGAAGGTTTCGAAAAACTAAGCTGCAGAACGGAAAATCATGAAACTCCGTTTGGAACGGAGCAGAACTTTGTGTTTTGCAGTTTCAAACGGAGCGGAGGATAA
- a CDS encoding FKBP-type peptidyl-prolyl cis-trans isomerase, producing MTIDKNHVVALHYTLNAIEENGEKTFIEKTDAENPFTFLYGVGMMLPKFEEHLQGMVAGDQKSFTITPEEGYGDIIENAIAQLPAEMFAQSGMPPIGAMLPLQDAQGNHVSGVVLEVTPEGVTVDLNHPMAGKTLHFDIEVASTRPATEEELAHGHAHGADGNEEH from the coding sequence ATGACAATAGACAAAAACCACGTAGTAGCGCTTCATTACACGCTGAACGCCATTGAAGAGAACGGTGAAAAAACTTTCATTGAAAAAACTGATGCCGAAAACCCTTTCACTTTCCTGTATGGCGTAGGAATGATGTTGCCGAAGTTTGAAGAACACCTTCAGGGAATGGTTGCAGGAGATCAGAAATCTTTCACCATCACGCCGGAAGAAGGCTATGGCGATATCATCGAAAACGCAATTGCGCAGCTGCCAGCAGAAATGTTTGCGCAGTCGGGAATGCCGCCAATCGGCGCGATGCTGCCTTTACAGGACGCTCAGGGAAACCATGTAAGCGGCGTTGTTTTAGAAGTTACTCCGGAAGGGGTAACGGTTGACCTTAACCATCCGATGGCGGGGAAAACCTTACACTTTGATATCGAAGTAGCTTCCACGAGACCGGCAACAGAGGAAGAGCTGGCGCACGGTCACGCTCACGGCGCTGACGGAAACGAAGAACACTAA
- a CDS encoding alkene reductase: MNSLETLFSPYQLGSITLKNRIVMAPMTRSRATGNIPNDLMAQYYGSRASAGLIITEGTAPSPNGLGYARIPGIYSDGQIAGWKKVTDAVHQAGGKIFVQLMHTGRISHPLNMPEGAEVIGASPIAAVNTQMYTDQEAMQSLPVPREVATAEIPTIIAEFVHAAKSAVAAGFDGVELHAANGYLLEQFLNTASNQRTDAYGGSIENRNRLVLEAAEAVAAAIGKDKTGIRLSPFGAFGEMLPDETTGEQYAQLAAGLKAIGILYIHVVDHSSMGTPTVPQSVKDAIRKEFGGTIILSGGYDADRAEADLKAGKGDLVAFARPFIANPDLVKKFAAGAALAAPDPDTFYTPGEKGYTDYPVSAI; encoded by the coding sequence ATGAATTCATTAGAAACCCTTTTCAGCCCTTATCAACTGGGCAGTATTACCTTAAAGAACCGCATTGTTATGGCACCCATGACGCGAAGCAGGGCAACCGGAAATATTCCGAATGATCTGATGGCCCAGTATTATGGCAGCCGCGCCAGCGCAGGATTGATTATTACCGAAGGAACCGCTCCTTCCCCAAACGGTTTGGGTTATGCCAGAATACCGGGTATCTACAGCGACGGACAAATTGCAGGCTGGAAGAAAGTCACCGATGCCGTCCATCAGGCTGGCGGTAAAATTTTTGTACAGCTGATGCATACCGGCCGGATAAGCCATCCATTGAACATGCCCGAAGGAGCGGAAGTCATTGGAGCTTCTCCCATAGCAGCAGTAAACACCCAGATGTACACCGATCAGGAAGCTATGCAATCTCTTCCTGTCCCAAGAGAAGTGGCAACAGCCGAAATCCCCACGATTATTGCTGAATTTGTACACGCTGCAAAATCAGCGGTTGCTGCCGGATTTGATGGGGTGGAACTGCACGCGGCGAACGGCTATCTGCTGGAGCAGTTTTTAAATACGGCTTCCAATCAGCGGACTGATGCGTACGGCGGTTCCATAGAAAACCGCAACCGTCTGGTGCTCGAAGCAGCTGAGGCCGTAGCAGCTGCCATCGGTAAAGACAAAACAGGGATCAGACTTTCTCCTTTTGGAGCTTTTGGTGAAATGTTACCCGATGAAACTACCGGGGAACAGTACGCCCAATTGGCTGCAGGATTGAAAGCTATCGGTATTTTATATATCCATGTGGTCGATCATTCATCCATGGGGACGCCAACTGTTCCGCAATCTGTAAAAGATGCGATAAGAAAAGAATTTGGAGGTACCATTATTCTTTCCGGAGGATACGATGCGGACCGTGCTGAAGCGGATCTTAAAGCCGGAAAAGGGGATTTGGTCGCATTTGCAAGACCTTTTATTGCCAATCCCGATTTGGTGAAGAAGTTTGCTGCAGGAGCCGCTCTGGCTGCTCCGGACCCCGATACTTTTTATACCCCGGGAGAAAAAGGATATACTGATTATCCGGTTTCAGCAATTTAA
- a CDS encoding SDR family NAD(P)-dependent oxidoreductase — MGQLQDKVAVITGAGSGIGKATALLFAKEGAKVAVSDLNETHGNEVAALIRNNGGEALFVKANSASPEDHERLVKETVEKFGALHLSVNNAGIGGEINKVEEMSVEGWEKVIAVNLSGVFFGMKYQIPAMLKAGGGSIINIASILGQAGFANSAGYVAAKHGVVGLTKTAAWEHGPENIRVNAIGPGFIYTGMVNEESMGKEAINHLESKHAFGRLGTAEEVAAMCLFLASDAASFVTGSYYAVDGGYLAV, encoded by the coding sequence ATGGGACAGTTACAAGACAAAGTCGCCGTTATTACCGGCGCGGGTTCAGGGATTGGTAAAGCAACCGCATTGCTGTTTGCAAAAGAAGGTGCAAAAGTGGCGGTAAGTGACCTCAATGAAACTCACGGAAATGAAGTGGCAGCACTGATCAGAAACAATGGCGGCGAAGCCCTGTTCGTGAAGGCCAATTCAGCAAGTCCGGAAGACCATGAAAGACTGGTAAAAGAAACCGTTGAAAAATTCGGTGCTCTGCACCTTTCAGTAAACAATGCCGGAATTGGAGGCGAGATCAACAAAGTAGAGGAAATGTCTGTGGAAGGTTGGGAAAAGGTAATTGCAGTCAATCTTTCCGGCGTCTTCTTCGGGATGAAATACCAAATCCCCGCCATGCTGAAAGCCGGTGGTGGAAGCATTATCAATATTGCTTCTATTTTAGGACAGGCGGGTTTTGCAAATTCTGCGGGATATGTGGCAGCCAAACACGGCGTAGTGGGTTTAACGAAAACCGCAGCCTGGGAACACGGTCCTGAAAACATCCGCGTCAACGCAATAGGCCCCGGTTTCATTTATACCGGTATGGTCAATGAAGAAAGCATGGGGAAAGAAGCCATTAACCATCTGGAATCCAAGCACGCATTCGGCAGGCTCGGAACAGCAGAGGAAGTTGCGGCGATGTGTCTGTTTTTGGCCTCGGATGCAGCCTCATTCGTTACGGGAAGCTATTATGCGGTAGATGGCGGCTATCTGGCAGTTTAG
- a CDS encoding type IA DNA topoisomerase encodes MKLCIAEKPSVARDIAKVLGADQPKQGYFEGNGYWVTWTFGHLCTLKEPHDYSPHLKSWNLIFLPIIPEPFGIKLIENPGVEKQFKIIEKLVADCEEVINCGDAGQEGEVIQRWVLHKAKCKKPIKRLWISSLTEVAIKEGFANLKPSEDYHNLYQAGNARAIGDWLLGINATRLFTRKFGGNKSVLSIGRVQTPTLAMIVQRQKEIDAFNTEEYWELKTKYRDVIFNAAIDRLKTKEKAEKGLEYLKQNLFEIISFEIKEGKEKNPRLFDLTALQVEANRKFGFSAENTLKYIQSLYEKKHTTYPRVDTTYLSESLHPQIPAILQSMNFYRELTAPLLAQPIPKSKTVFDDTKVTDHHAIIPTEIPPSSSLSREEKLIYDLVAKRFIAVFYPECKISNTLVEGQVGTIPFKTTGRQILELGWREVYSKEKDDTEKKEKEEEQLIPEFKAGEKGPHKPFIHQGKTSPPKAYTEATLLRAMETAGKQVDDEELREMMKNNGIGRPSTRANIIETLFRRKYIERKKKNIFATSTGVELIDTIQDELLKSPELTGEWEFKLRKIERGEYEASQFKEELIAMVTDLTRKVINEKAKVISFQQEVQPKEKKDPTPRKTVAIIWEETDCPKCGENKLMKGKTAIGCSSYKSCGFKLPFIVFGKKLTEKQIQDIIIKGKSSKLKGFTEHPERLTEGILRLTESGTVGLQTE; translated from the coding sequence ATGAAATTATGTATTGCTGAAAAGCCAAGTGTTGCCCGGGATATTGCCAAAGTTTTGGGAGCCGACCAACCCAAACAGGGATACTTCGAAGGCAACGGTTATTGGGTAACCTGGACGTTTGGTCATCTTTGTACCCTCAAAGAACCGCATGATTACAGTCCGCATCTTAAATCGTGGAACCTTATTTTCCTTCCCATCATTCCGGAGCCTTTCGGGATAAAATTAATAGAAAACCCGGGGGTTGAAAAACAGTTTAAAATCATTGAAAAACTAGTTGCTGATTGCGAAGAAGTCATCAATTGCGGGGATGCCGGGCAGGAAGGTGAGGTGATACAGCGCTGGGTTCTGCACAAAGCGAAATGCAAAAAGCCCATCAAAAGACTTTGGATTTCTTCACTGACCGAAGTGGCCATTAAAGAAGGATTTGCCAACCTGAAACCTTCGGAAGACTATCATAACCTCTATCAGGCCGGGAATGCACGCGCTATTGGTGACTGGCTTTTGGGAATCAACGCCACCCGTTTGTTCACCCGAAAATTTGGCGGCAACAAAAGTGTTCTTTCCATTGGACGGGTTCAAACCCCTACTCTCGCCATGATCGTTCAGCGACAAAAAGAAATTGACGCCTTCAATACCGAAGAATACTGGGAACTGAAAACCAAATACCGCGACGTCATTTTCAATGCGGCCATCGACCGTTTAAAAACGAAAGAAAAAGCCGAAAAAGGGCTGGAATACCTGAAACAGAATCTTTTCGAAATCATCTCTTTTGAAATTAAAGAAGGTAAAGAGAAAAATCCAAGACTCTTTGATTTGACGGCTTTACAGGTGGAAGCCAACCGTAAATTTGGTTTTTCTGCGGAGAATACGTTGAAATATATTCAGAGTTTATACGAAAAGAAACATACGACCTATCCGCGTGTGGATACCACTTACCTTTCCGAAAGTCTGCATCCGCAGATACCGGCTATTCTTCAGAGCATGAATTTTTACCGGGAATTAACCGCTCCGCTTTTAGCCCAGCCGATTCCCAAATCTAAAACTGTTTTTGATGATACCAAAGTGACTGATCACCACGCGATTATTCCGACCGAAATCCCGCCTTCTTCCAGTTTAAGCAGAGAAGAAAAGTTGATTTATGATTTGGTCGCGAAACGGTTTATCGCCGTTTTTTACCCCGAATGTAAAATCTCAAATACTTTGGTGGAAGGCCAGGTTGGCACCATTCCCTTTAAAACAACCGGCAGACAAATTCTGGAACTGGGCTGGCGCGAAGTTTACAGTAAAGAAAAAGACGATACCGAGAAAAAAGAAAAAGAGGAAGAACAATTGATTCCCGAATTTAAAGCCGGGGAAAAAGGACCGCACAAACCATTCATCCATCAGGGAAAAACAAGTCCGCCAAAAGCGTATACAGAAGCAACCTTACTCCGCGCCATGGAAACCGCCGGAAAACAGGTGGATGATGAAGAACTGCGCGAAATGATGAAAAACAACGGAATCGGAAGACCTTCTACCCGGGCGAATATTATCGAAACACTTTTCCGAAGAAAATACATCGAGCGGAAAAAGAAAAACATCTTCGCCACTTCCACCGGCGTCGAACTGATCGATACGATCCAGGATGAACTGTTAAAAAGCCCTGAATTAACGGGAGAATGGGAATTTAAACTCCGTAAAATAGAGCGCGGCGAATATGAAGCCAGTCAGTTTAAAGAGGAACTGATTGCAATGGTGACCGATCTCACCCGAAAAGTCATCAATGAAAAGGCAAAAGTAATTTCCTTTCAACAGGAAGTGCAGCCCAAAGAAAAGAAAGACCCCACGCCGCGAAAAACGGTTGCCATTATCTGGGAAGAAACCGATTGTCCGAAATGCGGGGAAAACAAACTGATGAAAGGTAAAACCGCCATCGGCTGTTCCAGTTATAAAAGCTGTGGTTTCAAACTTCCATTTATCGTGTTCGGAAAGAAACTCACCGAAAAACAGATTCAGGATATTATCATTAAAGGGAAATCGAGTAAACTTAAAGGATTTACAGAACATCCCGAAAGGTTAACGGAAGGCATTCTGCGCCTCACAGAATCGGGGACCGTCGGGTTGCAGACCGAATAG